A portion of the Camelus ferus isolate YT-003-E chromosome 16, BCGSAC_Cfer_1.0, whole genome shotgun sequence genome contains these proteins:
- the DHRS11 gene encoding dehydrogenase/reductase SDR family member 11 — protein MRPLAEERRVEPGAKAGQSGGGSRRDSGWGKSAADASAVNRKRPGPCDLGRSSAIQVPGSPNEVGVWLGTLARAGMERWRDRLALVTGASGGIGAAVARALVQQGLKVVGCARTVGNIEELAAECKSAGYPGTLIPYRCDLSNEEDILSMFSAVRSQHSGVDICINNAGLAQPDTLLSGSTSGWKDMFNVNVLALSICTREAYQSMKERKVDDGHIINISSMSGHRVLPLSETHFYSATKFAVTALTEGLRQELREAQSHIRATCISPGVVETQFAFKLHDKDPEKAAATYEHMKCLKPEDVAEAVIYVLSTPPHVQIGDIQMRPTEQVT, from the exons ATGCGGCCGCTTGCCGAGGAGCGGAGGGTGGAGCCGGGGGCGAAGGCCGGCCAGAGTGGGGGCGGGTCCAGGCGCGACTCTGGCTGGGGCAAGTCCGCGGCGGATGCTTCAGCAGTGAACAGAAAGCGGCCGGGCCCTTGCGACCTGGGGCGGAGCTCCGCGATCCAAGTGCCCGGCTCCCCGAACGAGGTTGGCGTGTGGCTCGGGACCCTGGCCAGGGCCGGCATGGAGCGGTGGCGTGACCGGCTGGCACTGGTGACGGGAGCCTCGGGGGGCATCGGCGCGGCTGTGGCCCGGGCCTTGGTCCAGCAGGGACTGAAGGTTGTGGGTTGTGCCCGCACCGTGGGCAACATTGAG GAGCTGGCGGCTGAATGTAAGAGTGCAGGCTACCCCGGGACTTTGATCCCCTACAGATGTGACCTGTCGAATGAGGAGGACATCCTCTCCATGTTCTCGGCTGTCCGCTCCCAGCACAGCGGTGTGGACATCTGCATCAACAACGCTGGCTTGGCCCAGCCAGACACCCTGCTCTCGGGCAGCACCAGCGGTTGGAAGGACATGTTCAAT GTGAATGTGCTGGCCCTCAGCATCTGCACGCGGGAAGCCTACCAGTCCATGAAGGAGCGCAAGGTGGATGACGGGCACATCATTAACATCAGCAG catGTCTGGCCATCGAGTGTTGCCCCTGTCCGAGACCCATTTCTATAGTGCTACCAAGTTCGCCGTCACTGCACTGACCGAGGGACTGAGGCAAGAGCTTCGGGAGGCCCAGAGCCACATCCGAGCCACG TGCATCTCTCCAGGAGTGGTGGAGACACAGTTTGCCTTCAAACTCCATGACAAGGACCCTGAGAAGGCAGCTGCCACCTATGAACACATGAAG TGTCTCAAACCTGAGGATGTGGCCGAGGCTGTCATCTATGTCCTCAGCACCCCACCCCACGTCCAG ATCGGAGACATCCAGATGAGGCCCACGGAGCAGGTGACCTAG